From Verrucomicrobiota bacterium, the proteins below share one genomic window:
- the pgl gene encoding 6-phosphogluconolactonase, with product MPSERFELIRFESAEALAADAASKWCAALGLESASGPPLAAALPGGRITKLFFAAAARVLSSDRPPALHRLHFFWGDERCVPPTDPESNFRLAQENLLRPLDVPEGRIHRIEGELDPATAALRASEELRRWVRCDAAGYPALDWVFLGMGEDGHVASLFPGATGEETAGEVYQPVTASKPPPRRITLSYGSIASAREVWVLASGGGKASALKASLSQAGGTPLHRVIKSRSRARILTDLREDG from the coding sequence ATGCCATCGGAGCGCTTCGAACTGATCCGATTCGAGTCCGCGGAGGCCCTGGCAGCGGACGCGGCCTCAAAATGGTGCGCGGCTCTGGGGCTGGAATCCGCCAGCGGCCCTCCTCTCGCCGCCGCATTGCCCGGAGGCCGGATTACGAAATTGTTCTTCGCCGCCGCCGCGCGAGTTCTTTCGTCGGATCGTCCGCCTGCTTTGCACCGCCTTCATTTCTTTTGGGGGGACGAGCGTTGCGTGCCACCGACGGATCCGGAAAGCAACTTCCGACTGGCCCAAGAAAACCTCCTCAGGCCGTTGGACGTTCCCGAAGGACGAATTCACCGCATTGAAGGAGAGTTGGATCCTGCGACCGCGGCCCTGCGTGCCAGTGAGGAGTTGAGGCGTTGGGTTCGGTGTGATGCAGCGGGATATCCGGCATTGGATTGGGTGTTCCTGGGCATGGGCGAGGACGGGCATGTGGCCTCGTTGTTTCCGGGAGCGACAGGGGAGGAAACAGCAGGCGAAGTTTATCAGCCCGTCACGGCCTCGAAACCTCCGCCCCGGAGAATTACGTTGAGCTATGGCTCGATCGCTTCAGCCCGGGAGGTTTGGGTTCTCGCTTCGGGAGGGGGCAAGGCATCCGCGTTGAAGGCGTCGTTGAGCCAGGCGGGCGGCACACCGCTGCATCGCGTGATAAAGTCTCGAAGCCGCGCGCGAATTCTGACGGATCTCCGCGAGGACGGATAA